In Deltaproteobacteria bacterium, the DNA window CGATCTAAAAACCCTGATGAACGACGCGGATGAGCTGTTGCGCGCGACCGCGAGCCAAGCGGGCGAAAAGATCACCGTGGCGCGCCAGAAGATCGAGCAGAGCTTGGTCGAAGGGCGCAAGGCCGTGGCGGACGCGGAAAAGACCTTCGTCAAAAAATCGAAAGAGGCCGCGGAAATCGCCGACGACTATGTGCGGGAAAACCCTTGGAGCGCCATCGGCATCGCGGCTGGCTTGGGTGTTGTGTTAGGATTTTTGATCCGCGGCA includes these proteins:
- a CDS encoding DUF883 domain-containing protein produces the protein MDGEYINKERLIGDLKTLMNDADELLRATASQAGEKITVARQKIEQSLVEGRKAVADAEKTFVKKSKEAAEIADDYVRENPWSAIGIAAGLGVVLGFLIRGK